A region from the Triticum urartu cultivar G1812 chromosome 1, Tu2.1, whole genome shotgun sequence genome encodes:
- the LOC125539226 gene encoding protein RADIALIS-like 3, whose amino-acid sequence MSSGLLSRSTSPSSDSEWSKKENKVFEEALAYYGESAPNLWEKVASAMGGTKSAEEVRRHFQILVDDVNSIEHGRIPFPKYKTQGFWT is encoded by the coding sequence ATGTCTTCCGGGTTGTTGTCGCGGAGCACCTCCCCGAGCTCGGACTCGGAGTGGAGCAAGAAGGAGAACAAGGTGTTCGAGGAGGCGCTCGCCTACTACGGCGAGAGCGCCCCCAACCTCTGGGAGAAGGTGGCCAGCGCCATGGGGGGCACCAAGTCCGCCGAGGAGGTGCGCCGCCACTTCCAGATCCTTGTCGACGACGTCAACAGCATCGAGCACGGCCGCATCCCCTTCCCCAAGTACAAGACCCAGGGCTTCTGGACCTAG
- the LOC125529521 gene encoding alkylbase DNA glycosidase-like protein mag2, translated as MAKTRSAATPRPSASGTSTATARISFRSRKIVKTPPGKAKPLAVATVPPPAPPTPVLPALSAPGELVAALRHLAAADPLLSEVIASTDAPAFTSSPSLPAFHSLARSILYQQLATSAAAAIYARFLALLPSAADGAVSPAAVLALAAADLRAIGVSGRKAAYLHDLAARFEAGDLSESSVAAMGEDALLAQLTRVKGIGEWTVHMFMIFSLHRPDVLPSGDLGVRKGVQELYKLKALPKPEEMAALCERWRPYRSVGAWYMWRLLESKGAAVKKAKKGNASS; from the coding sequence ATGGCCAAGACCAGGTCGGCGGCGACGCCCCGCCCCTCCGCCTCCGGCACCTCCACCGCTACCGCCAGGATCTCCTTCCGCTCCCGCAAGATCGTCAAGACGCCACCAGGCAAAGCCAAACCCCTCGCCGTAGCCACTGTGCCGCCACCGGCGCCGCCCACTCCGGTGCTGCCCGCGCTGTCCGCCCCGGGCGAGCTCGTGGCGGCGCTGCGCCACCTCGCGGCCGCCGACCCGCTCCTCTCCGAGGTCATCGCCTCCACCGACGCGCCCGCCTTCACAtcctccccctccctccccgCCTTCCACTCCCTCGCGCGCTCCATCCTCTACCAGCAGCtcgccacctccgccgccgccgccatctacGCCCGCTTCCTCGCGCTCCTCCCCTCCGCCGCCGACGGCGCGGTGAGCCCCGCCGCCGTgctcgccctcgccgccgccgacctccgcGCCATCGGCGTCTCCGGCCGCAAGGCCGCCTACCTCCACGACCTGGCCGCCAGGTTCGAGGCCGGGGACCTCTCCGAGTCCTCCGTCGCCGCCATGGGCGAGGACGCGCTCCTCGCCCAGCTCACCAGGGTGAAGGGCATCGGCGAGTGGACTGTCCACATGTTCATGATCTTCTCGCTGCACCGCCCCGATGTGCTGCCGTCCGGCGACCTTGGCGTGCGCAAGGGTGTGCAGGAGCTGTACAAGCTCAAGGCGCTGCCCAAGCCGGAGGAGATGGCCGCATTGTGCGAGCGCTGGCGCCCGTACCGGTCGGTCGGCGCCTGGTACATGTGGCGTCTCCTCGAGAGCAAGGGCGCCGCGgtgaagaaggcgaagaagggCAATGCGAGCTCCTAG
- the LOC125529525 gene encoding sugar transporter ERD6-like 4 — translation MNGGGGDESGSDHEGSGTRKPLLLKNTGSWYRMVGSSSRQIVGASSMAVLRESHVSALLCTLIVALGPIQFGFTCGFSSPTQDAMIRDLGLSISQFSAFGSLSNVGAMVGAIASGQMAEHIGRKGSLMIAAIPNIIGWLAISFANDSSFLYMGRLLEGFGVGVISYTVPVYIAEISPQSTRGALGSVNQLSITLGIFLAYVLGMFVPWRLLAVLGTLPCTLLIPGLFFIPESPRWLAKMNLTDDFETSLQVLRGFETDITAEVNDIKRAVASANKKATVRFQELNQKKYRTPLLIGTGLLVLQNLCGINGILFYASRIFRAAGFTNSDLATCALGAIQVLATGVTTSLLDKAGRRMLLIISTAGTTLSLLAVSVAFFLKDNLPHDAHSDYILSMVSLVALVAYIITFSFGMGAIPWLIMSEILPVGIKSFAGSFATLANMLTSFGVTMTANLLLSWSAGGTFASYMVVSAFALVFVILWVPETKGRTLEEIQWSFR, via the exons ATGAACGGCGGCGGGGGAGACGAGAGCGGCAGCGACCATGAGGGCAGCGGCACGCGGAAGCCGCTGCTGCTCAAGAACACGGGCAGCTGGTACAGGATGGTGGGGTCGTCGTCGCGGCAGATAGTCGGCGCCTCGTCCATGGCCGTGCTGCGCGAGTCCCACGTCTCGGCGCTCCTCTGCACGCTCATCGTCGCGCTCGGCCCCATCCAGTTCGGCTTCACCTGCGGCTTCTCCTCCCCCACCCAGGACGCCATGATCCGCGACCTCGGCCTCTCCATCTCCCAG TTCTCGGCGTTCGGCTCGCTGTCCAACGTCGGCGCCATGGTGGGGGCCATCGCCAGCGGGCAGATGGCCGAGCACATTGGCCGGAAAGGG TCGTTGATGATCGCGGCGATTCCGAATATCATCGGTTGGCTCGCCATCTCCTTTGCCAAT GACTCGTCGTTTCTCTATATGGGACGGTTGCTCGAAGGATTTGGTGTTGGCGTCATATCATATACG GTGCCTGTATACATAGCAGAGATATCTCCTCAGAGCACAAGAGGAGCTCTTGGCTCTGTGAACCAG TTGTCTATCACCCTTGGTATCTTCTTGGCCTATGTGCTAGGCATGTTTGTTCCTTGGAGGTTGCTGGCAGTACTAG GGACCTTGCCTTGTACATTGTTGATTCCTGGTCTATTCTTCATCCCGGAGTCTCCAAGATGGCTG GCAAAGATGAACTTGACGGATGATTTCGAGACTTCTCTGCAAGTTTTGAGGGGTTTCGAGACCGACATAACAGCGGAAGTGAATGATATAAAG AGAGCTGTAGCATCTGCAAACAAAAAGGCTACGGTCCGTTTTCAGGAGCTGAATCAAAAGAAGTACCGAACTCCCTTACTA ATAGGAACTGGCCTGCTAGTACTTCAAAATTTATGTGGGATAAATGGCATACTGTTTTACGCAAGTAGAATCTTCAGAGCTGCAG GGTTCACAAACAGTGACCTGGCCACATGTGCACTTGGAGCTATTCAG GTTCTCGCCACCGGAGTTACAACCTCGCTACTAGATAAAGCTGGCCGACGGATGCTCCTTATT ATCTCTACTGCTGGGACAACTCTAAGCCTTCTTGCAGTTTCTGTTGCATTTTTCCTCAAG GACAATCTACCACATGATGCTCACTCGGACTACATCTTAAGCATGGTGTCCTTGGTGGCTCTTGTG GCTTATATCATCACCTTCTCCTTCGGCATGGGTGCCATTCCATGGCTCATAATGTCAGAG ATCCTCCCGGTGGGTATCAAGAGTTTCGCGGGGAGCTTCGCGACGCTGGCCAACATGCTCACTTCCTTCGGGGTGACAATGACGGCGAACCTGCTGCTGAGCTGGAGCGCTGGCG GGACTTTCGCGTCATACATGGTCGTGAGCGCGTTCGCCCTCGTGTTCGTCATACTTTGGGTGCCGGAGACCAAGGGGAGGACCCTGGAGGAGATACAGTGGTCGTTCCGGTGA